From the Pleurocapsa sp. PCC 7319 genome, one window contains:
- a CDS encoding tyrosine-type recombinase/integrase: protein MLQITAPGSFSAKLKNLPPIKQPSKGEREYLRPSEVKALIKAAKSFGRNRVRDAAMILLMFRHGLRTAELVALKWSRVDLVSGYLEVQRVKHGHHSVHPLRSPELRALRQLKRDYPDTQYVFVSERKAPLSTRSIRHIIARAGRLAGIEGRVHPHQLRHSCGYYLATNGHDTRAIQDYLGHRNIQHTVRYTQLNPSRFESFWTD from the coding sequence ATGCTACAAATAACTGCTCCAGGTTCTTTTTCGGCAAAGTTAAAAAATCTCCCTCCAATCAAACAGCCCTCGAAGGGAGAAAGGGAATATTTGCGTCCGTCAGAGGTCAAAGCTTTGATAAAAGCTGCCAAGAGTTTCGGTAGGAATAGAGTAAGGGATGCTGCAATGATTCTGTTAATGTTTCGTCACGGTCTGCGGACGGCAGAATTAGTAGCTCTTAAATGGTCGAGAGTAGACCTAGTTTCTGGCTATCTAGAGGTTCAAAGAGTCAAACACGGTCATCATAGCGTACATCCCCTTCGTTCTCCTGAGTTAAGAGCTTTAAGACAGTTAAAGAGAGATTATCCCGACACCCAGTATGTCTTTGTCTCCGAGCGCAAAGCACCTCTGTCTACTCGTTCGATTCGTCATATTATTGCTAGGGCAGGAAGATTGGCGGGAATTGAAGGTCGAGTGCATCCCCATCAGCTGCGTCATTCCTGTGGTTACTATCTGGCAACCAACGGACATGATACCAGAGCGATTCAGGATTATTTGGGACATCGAAATATTCAGCATACCGTTCGTTACACTCAACTAAATCCTTCTAGATTTGAGAGTTTTTGGACTGATTAG
- a CDS encoding GFA family protein encodes MSELSVAKGSCLCGAVSLSTTSMNPHVAACHCNMCRKWGGGALMAVECSSDVSFSGEENIGLYQSSEWAERGFCKQCGSHLFYRYKQNNQYYIPAGIFDNESDLVLEHQVFIDEKPEYYSFANETKNMTGKEIFAQFGSQSEWFS; translated from the coding sequence ATGTCTGAACTAAGTGTTGCCAAAGGTAGTTGCCTGTGTGGAGCGGTAAGCCTTTCTACCACCAGCATGAACCCTCATGTTGCAGCTTGTCACTGTAATATGTGTCGTAAATGGGGTGGAGGAGCTTTGATGGCAGTTGAATGTAGCAGTGATGTTAGTTTCTCAGGCGAAGAAAATATCGGGCTTTATCAATCCTCAGAATGGGCAGAACGAGGATTTTGTAAGCAGTGTGGTAGCCATTTATTTTATCGGTACAAACAAAATAATCAATACTACATACCAGCAGGGATTTTCGATAATGAATCCGACCTAGTTTTAGAGCATCAGGTTTTTATCGACGAAAAACCCGAATATTACTCTTTTGCCAATGAAACTAAGAATATGACGGGGAAAGAGATATTTGCACAGTTTGGATCTCAATCAGAATGGTTTTCGTAG
- a CDS encoding XRE family transcriptional regulator, translated as MNDNPYTGSNFDDFLEEEGLYEKCTAIAIKRVLARQLAEEMKRQNLTKTEMARLMQTSRAQLDRLLDPEKTGVSIETITRAASVVGRQLRIELV; from the coding sequence ATGAACGATAATCCTTACACTGGCTCTAATTTCGATGATTTTCTCGAAGAAGAGGGGCTATACGAAAAATGTACCGCGATCGCTATTAAGCGGGTACTGGCACGTCAGCTTGCGGAGGAGATGAAACGGCAAAACCTGACTAAAACTGAGATGGCGCGTCTGATGCAGACATCTAGAGCGCAGTTAGATAGACTACTTGACCCTGAAAAAACAGGAGTGAGTATTGAGACTATTACCAGGGCAGCGTCGGTAGTGGGTCGCCAACTACGAATCGAACTAGTTTAA
- a CDS encoding DUF4158 domain-containing protein, with protein MSLSVEAIAITVISRTAYPQFKRYPSNKELHELYTPTVEEIKFVTSRTRSKTGFLGLMVMLKSFQRLGYFTHPELVPQPIIIHLRTCLRLNYQVSPVPSLRSIRYYQEAIREYLNISPYNNRGQELAAIAIRDAAFVRDHPADLINVAIEELVRQRYELPAFSTLDRLACHIRSIVNTRLFKRVARKLSPTDRQNIDGLLVPDSVENTNANLNLLKSPPKSHKLKYIKELQDKFDTMMLIGDAQKLLSFIPATKVKSFAAIILTLYSMMWRNGS; from the coding sequence TTGAGTTTATCTGTGGAGGCGATCGCTATTACCGTAATTAGTCGAACTGCCTATCCTCAGTTCAAGCGTTATCCATCTAACAAAGAACTCCACGAACTTTACACCCCAACAGTTGAAGAAATAAAGTTTGTCACCAGTCGCACCAGAAGTAAAACGGGTTTCTTGGGATTAATGGTAATGCTCAAATCCTTTCAAAGATTGGGCTATTTCACTCATCCAGAATTAGTACCCCAGCCAATTATTATTCACCTCCGCACCTGTCTTCGGCTAAATTACCAAGTCTCTCCCGTTCCTTCTCTACGGTCGATTCGCTACTATCAAGAAGCCATTAGAGAATATCTGAATATCAGTCCCTACAATAATCGGGGTCAGGAATTAGCAGCGATTGCGATTAGGGATGCAGCTTTTGTTAGAGATCATCCCGCAGATTTAATTAACGTCGCCATTGAAGAGTTGGTGAGACAACGCTATGAATTGCCAGCCTTCAGCACTCTCGACCGTTTAGCCTGTCATATTCGCTCGATTGTAAATACTCGTCTGTTCAAGCGGGTAGCCCGCAAATTATCCCCCACTGACAGGCAGAATATAGATGGCTTGCTAGTTCCCGATTCAGTTGAGAATACTAATGCCAATCTTAATCTCCTTAAATCTCCTCCCAAAAGTCACAAACTCAAGTACATCAAAGAACTACAGGATAAGTTCGATACCATGATGCTGATAGGAGATGCCCAGAAATTACTCTCATTTATCCCCGCTACCAAAGTTAAATCCTTCGCTGCGATTATATTGACCCTTTATTCGATGATGTGGCGGAATGGAAGTTAA
- a CDS encoding SAM-dependent methyltransferase, translating into MQNKVSLTSRYMAAVRAIEHQRPDRLFSDPLAEKLAGAEIIAEIAPRAQEYEDRGRPVVAVRTRFFDDFLMSSASSIRQVVILGAGMDTRAFRLPWHPDTYLYEIDQPDVIQLKESLLDSTPAICHRQVIPIDLRESWSEKLLQKGFETKSPSIWLLEGVLYYLTKTDACDLLKTITDLSTDGSFLGADVLNEKMQKSDNGLAKYWLFGFDEPEKLFASFGWQADVVQFGDDTANFGRFKYKFPPREVLDIARGFLVTARKKG; encoded by the coding sequence ATGCAGAATAAAGTAAGCTTAACTTCTAGATATATGGCTGCTGTTCGTGCCATTGAACACCAAAGACCAGACCGTTTATTCTCAGATCCTTTAGCCGAAAAACTAGCAGGAGCAGAAATCATAGCTGAAATTGCACCTCGCGCTCAAGAATACGAAGATAGGGGTAGACCAGTTGTCGCAGTCAGAACTCGCTTTTTTGACGATTTTTTAATGTCCTCTGCTTCTTCTATACGCCAAGTAGTTATCTTAGGAGCAGGAATGGATACTAGAGCTTTCCGTCTCCCGTGGCATCCTGACACGTATTTGTACGAAATTGATCAACCCGATGTAATACAACTTAAAGAGTCTCTTCTAGATTCAACTCCAGCAATTTGTCATCGACAGGTAATACCTATTGATTTGAGAGAGTCTTGGTCAGAGAAACTACTCCAGAAAGGATTTGAAACTAAAAGCCCGTCTATTTGGCTGCTAGAAGGAGTTTTATACTATTTGACTAAAACAGATGCTTGTGATTTGCTGAAAACGATTACAGATTTAAGTACCGATGGCAGTTTTTTGGGTGCGGATGTACTGAATGAAAAAATGCAAAAATCCGACAACGGCTTGGCTAAATATTGGCTCTTTGGATTTGATGAACCCGAAAAATTGTTTGCATCCTTCGGATGGCAAGCGGATGTAGTTCAATTTGGAGACGATACAGCTAATTTTGGTCGCTTTAAGTATAAATTTCCACCCCGTGAAGTTCTAGATATAGCCCGTGGTTTTTTGGTAACAGCTAGAAAAAAAGGTTAA
- a CDS encoding type II toxin-antitoxin system RelE/ParE family toxin has product MKRLPARFFRSANGVEPVKDWLKTLDREDCRIIGSDIKDVEFSFPIGLPLCRSLSGYKDLWEVRSKITGGKIARVIFYISNGEMILLHGFVKKSQKTPKKEIDLAVKRQKEHQKYER; this is encoded by the coding sequence TTGAAAAGATTACCAGCTAGATTTTTTCGCTCTGCCAATGGCGTAGAGCCAGTTAAAGACTGGTTGAAGACTTTAGACCGCGAGGACTGCCGTATTATTGGCAGCGATATCAAGGATGTAGAGTTTAGCTTTCCCATTGGTTTACCTTTGTGTAGATCGCTTTCTGGCTATAAGGATCTGTGGGAAGTGCGGAGTAAAATAACAGGGGGCAAGATAGCGCGGGTCATCTTCTACATCAGCAACGGCGAGATGATTTTGCTACATGGGTTTGTGAAAAAGTCCCAGAAGACACCAAAAAAAGAGATTGATTTAGCCGTAAAACGTCAAAAGGAACACCAAAAATATGAACGATAA
- a CDS encoding ParA family protein produces the protein MLKIAVFNFKGGTGKSTTTLNLGASLATSKRKVLLIDLDGQRTLSFGLGLDGDAPTAMNWLSDGEVQPLATSTKNLWLIPGDIGMFQLDADSDLFTPALNKLKDFDVCLMDCSPGLGIASVQAILASDRVLMPVICEPAVLKGLSEALQLIKGERPDVPIDVARVRYRSKLVITREADNLLTEAAAESGYTLFKTLVPENISVAEAIAQQIPVTDYAPRSPGAKAYQSLAKECMRLWK, from the coding sequence ATGTTGAAAATCGCCGTTTTTAATTTCAAGGGCGGTACAGGGAAAAGTACCACTACCCTTAATCTAGGTGCAAGTTTGGCTACCTCGAAGAGAAAAGTATTGTTGATTGATTTAGATGGACAAAGAACTCTGAGTTTTGGTTTGGGTTTAGATGGTGATGCACCTACAGCAATGAATTGGTTGAGTGATGGAGAAGTGCAACCATTGGCAACCAGTACGAAAAATCTCTGGTTGATACCTGGAGACATAGGGATGTTTCAGTTAGATGCTGACTCGGATCTATTTACCCCTGCACTGAATAAACTAAAAGACTTTGATGTTTGTTTGATGGACTGTTCCCCTGGTTTGGGTATCGCCTCGGTACAGGCGATCTTGGCAAGCGATCGCGTATTGATGCCCGTCATCTGTGAACCTGCCGTATTAAAAGGATTATCCGAGGCATTACAGCTAATCAAAGGAGAACGTCCCGATGTCCCCATCGATGTTGCTAGAGTCAGATATCGCTCTAAATTAGTCATCACTAGAGAAGCCGATAACTTACTAACTGAAGCAGCAGCAGAATCAGGCTATACCCTGTTTAAAACCCTCGTACCAGAAAACATCTCCGTCGCTGAAGCGATCGCCCAACAGATACCCGTGACCGACTATGCACCGCGATCGCCTGGGGCAAAAGCCTATCAATCACTGGCTAAAGAATGTATGAGGTTATGGAAATGA
- a CDS encoding Tn3 family transposase has product MAEWKLIQTHWQDLMRVVLSIKAGKLLPSTVLRKLGSYSRKNRLYQAFRALGKVIRTMYLLRFISDRALRREVNACTNIVESYHHFLDWLFFGKDGVITDNDPVEQEKRLKYLDLVASAVILQNTVDMTGVIRSLSAEGFKINRRMLATMSPYTNRNLKRYGDYVVDLKNIPQPFEGAINLPVDIFESQSE; this is encoded by the coding sequence GTGGCGGAATGGAAGTTAATCCAGACCCACTGGCAAGATCTAATGCGGGTGGTACTGTCGATTAAAGCGGGAAAACTTTTACCTTCAACTGTTTTAAGGAAGTTGGGTAGTTATAGTCGGAAGAACAGGTTGTATCAGGCTTTTCGAGCTTTAGGTAAAGTTATACGTACTATGTATCTGCTGCGATTTATTTCCGATCGCGCTTTGCGTCGAGAGGTTAATGCCTGTACTAATATCGTTGAGAGCTATCATCATTTCTTGGACTGGCTGTTCTTTGGCAAAGATGGCGTAATTACAGACAATGACCCCGTAGAACAAGAAAAGCGGTTGAAGTATTTAGATTTGGTGGCTAGTGCGGTAATTCTCCAGAATACGGTAGATATGACTGGTGTAATTCGTTCTTTGAGTGCAGAGGGATTTAAGATTAATCGTCGGATGTTGGCAACTATGAGTCCTTATACCAACCGCAATCTCAAACGGTACGGGGATTACGTGGTGGATTTGAAGAACATTCCCCAACCATTTGAGGGGGCGATTAACCTGCCAGTAGATATTTTTGAAAGTCAGTCAGAGTAA
- a CDS encoding filamentous hemagglutinin N-terminal domain-containing protein, with protein sequence MQKTFSPLLQISLCTFGYLYATTDISLAQVTPDGTVNTQVNQNGNVAEITGGETRGSNLFHSFQDFSVSTGNEAFFNNATNVSNIFSRVTGGRASDIDGTIRANGNASLFLINPAGIMFGENARLDIGGSFLGTTADSILFEDGEFSAADLDNPPLLTVNAPIGLNFRDNPEPINIERQPPGSADFNPAPSFDDNLFGLRVPDGKTFGLAGGDITADGGGIVAVGGRVELGAVGESGTLGINFEGDNINFDFPDDLARANVSLINNAGFLVSGSGGGDIAITANNIDILEGSGLFAGIFSGLGSANAQAGDITLQANESVTVDGVTEDGDVSGIFNQVDSDAIGNSGTLNIDTANLSVTNGAQIGSSTFGLGDGGTILINASESVVLEEGDNNNFTSIYSNVESSGIGNSGGVNIIAELLEVNQGGQIQSIVFGGEGNSGKIIIDSNTVSLDGRNVNDSPSGAFSLTTEGGVGNAGGLEITANSFSMTNRAQILSNTAGMGNAGNVDIFVEDEVNLVNSSILAEVTEGTGMGEGGDINIETTSLLLQEGSALLTDTENIGNGGNINIEASDRVILEGEGLGAFANSTDIVPSQITATVDDFEGVIGDGGDINISTPSLTVKDNGFIRNRTFEEGNAGNLTIDVQNLTVIQGGRIDASTFGEGNAGNLTITASEIQISGSDGNFPTAIFASALNGNGDAGNLTITTDKLIMRDEAVIDVGNFPTAFSGETLPEPGTGAAGSLTIEANSIEVNNGIISAANANGVGGELEVNANSLTLENGASILAETTANTGTGGVINLNIDGTLQMRDNSLISSQATEGATGGNIDINTEFIVAFPNQIAGNGSDIIASAVEGDGGNINITAESLLGIKEGMAIEGNQTNDIDASSEFSLDGSITINTPDINPIQGATELPTNIVVPEETVAQACRANREIAAKNGLNITGKGGIPAEPGIPLNSQNIAINGSTNPTSTIPAPIETAQGKIQPARGIKFTESGEIILTAYRTNNSGERLPEIKPNCS encoded by the coding sequence GTGCAGAAAACTTTCTCTCCTCTGTTGCAGATAAGTCTGTGTACTTTTGGCTATCTCTACGCCACTACTGATATATCTTTAGCTCAAGTTACCCCTGATGGCACAGTTAATACTCAAGTGAATCAGAATGGTAATGTTGCAGAAATAACGGGAGGGGAAACTAGGGGCAGTAATCTGTTTCATAGCTTTCAAGATTTTTCCGTTTCTACGGGGAATGAGGCTTTTTTCAATAATGCTACTAATGTTTCTAATATTTTCAGTCGAGTAACTGGTGGGCGTGCCTCTGATATTGATGGAACGATTAGAGCAAACGGTAATGCTAGCTTGTTTTTAATTAACCCCGCAGGAATAATGTTTGGTGAGAATGCGCGGTTAGATATTGGTGGTTCGTTTTTGGGGACTACCGCCGACAGTATTTTGTTTGAGGATGGGGAATTTAGCGCAGCAGATTTAGATAATCCTCCTTTGCTAACAGTAAATGCGCCGATTGGTTTGAATTTTCGTGATAATCCTGAACCTATAAATATTGAGAGACAACCTCCAGGTTCAGCAGATTTTAATCCAGCACCTTCTTTTGATGATAATTTATTTGGCTTGAGAGTCCCTGATGGTAAAACATTTGGTCTAGCAGGAGGAGATATTACAGCCGATGGTGGAGGAATAGTTGCAGTCGGAGGCAGAGTTGAGTTAGGTGCAGTTGGTGAATCAGGAACACTAGGAATAAATTTTGAAGGCGATAATATTAACTTCGATTTTCCTGATGACTTAGCTAGAGCAAATGTTTCTCTAATTAATAATGCAGGTTTTCTAGTGTCGGGAAGTGGCGGAGGAGATATTGCAATTACTGCTAATAATATTGATATCTTAGAGGGTAGTGGTTTATTTGCAGGAATTTTTAGTGGCTTGGGTTCTGCTAATGCTCAAGCAGGAGATATTACACTTCAGGCTAACGAATCGGTTACAGTTGATGGCGTAACCGAAGATGGGGACGTTTCAGGTATTTTCAATCAGGTAGATTCAGATGCAATTGGCAACTCTGGAACACTTAATATTGATACTGCTAATCTTTCAGTGACCAATGGTGCTCAAATTGGCTCTAGTACTTTTGGTTTAGGAGATGGAGGAACAATATTGATTAACGCAAGTGAATCCGTTGTGTTGGAAGAGGGGGACAACAATAACTTTACCTCTATTTATAGCAATGTAGAATCTAGCGGGATAGGTAATAGTGGTGGCGTTAATATTATTGCCGAGCTACTTGAAGTTAATCAAGGGGGGCAAATTCAATCAATCGTGTTTGGTGGAGAAGGAAATTCGGGAAAAATTATAATTGATAGTAATACCGTTTCTTTAGATGGACGCAATGTCAATGATTCTCCCAGTGGTGCTTTTAGTCTTACCACTGAGGGAGGTGTGGGCAATGCTGGTGGATTAGAAATAACTGCTAATTCGTTTTCTATGACCAATCGCGCTCAGATTCTCAGTAACACAGCAGGAATGGGTAATGCTGGCAATGTCGATATTTTTGTTGAAGATGAAGTAAATTTGGTCAACTCTAGCATTCTTGCAGAAGTTACCGAAGGAACTGGTATGGGAGAAGGAGGTGACATTAATATAGAAACAACTTCTTTACTACTTCAAGAGGGTTCTGCATTGCTAACTGATACAGAAAATATTGGAAATGGTGGAAATATTAATATCGAAGCTAGCGATCGCGTAATTTTGGAAGGAGAAGGTCTTGGAGCGTTTGCCAATTCTACAGATATAGTCCCTAGTCAAATCACCGCTACAGTAGATGATTTTGAGGGCGTGATAGGAGATGGAGGTGATATTAATATCTCCACGCCTTCTCTTACCGTGAAAGATAATGGATTTATAAGAAATAGAACTTTTGAAGAGGGAAATGCAGGTAATTTGACTATTGACGTTCAAAACTTGACTGTTATTCAAGGAGGAAGGATTGATGCCAGTACATTTGGAGAGGGAAATGCAGGTAATTTGACTATTACAGCCTCTGAAATACAAATAAGTGGTTCTGATGGTAATTTTCCAACGGCTATTTTCGCGAGTGCGCTTAATGGCAATGGAGATGCTGGTAACTTAACCATCACTACTGACAAACTAATTATGAGAGATGAAGCAGTAATTGATGTTGGTAATTTTCCAACGGCTTTTTCTGGTGAAACGCTTCCCGAACCTGGTACTGGTGCTGCTGGAAGTTTAACTATTGAAGCTAATTCTATTGAAGTCAACAATGGAATTATTAGCGCAGCTAATGCTAATGGTGTAGGTGGTGAACTTGAAGTAAATGCAAATTCTTTGACACTTGAAAACGGTGCATCAATCTTAGCAGAGACTACTGCCAATACTGGTACGGGTGGAGTTATCAACTTGAATATTGATGGCACTTTACAAATGCGTGACAATAGCTTGATATCTAGTCAAGCAACTGAAGGTGCTACTGGTGGTAACATTGATATAAACACCGAGTTTATTGTTGCTTTCCCCAATCAAATAGCTGGAAACGGTAGCGATATTATTGCTAGTGCAGTAGAGGGAGATGGAGGCAATATTAATATCACTGCGGAATCTTTATTGGGTATCAAAGAGGGAATGGCTATAGAAGGAAACCAAACTAATGATATTGATGCTAGTTCGGAGTTTAGTTTGGATGGTAGTATTACTATTAATACTCCAGATATTAATCCCATTCAGGGAGCGACCGAACTACCCACAAATATAGTCGTACCTGAAGAAACGGTAGCGCAAGCTTGTCGAGCCAATCGCGAGATAGCAGCAAAAAACGGATTAAATATTACAGGCAAAGGTGGTATTCCAGCCGAACCAGGAATACCCTTAAATTCTCAAAACATCGCTATCAATGGTTCAACCAATCCAACATCAACCATCCCCGCACCGATTGAAACTGCTCAAGGCAAAATCCAGCCAGCCAGAGGCATTAAGTTTACTGAGTCAGGAGAAATAATTCTAACTGCCTATCGAACTAATAATTCAGGAGAAAGACTGCCCGAAATCAAGCCCAACTGTAGCTAG
- a CDS encoding metal-dependent hydrolase: MMAITHCSIAAAGTSLILGTGQPLPLGLAILGSQIPDIDTTTSTIGKIFYPISSWIEDRFPHRSVTHSLLATAAITAVSLGANYFFLHGSLKAVIALPLGHLLACFSDTFTKQGVQLFYPEPVWAISVSNPRRRLKTGGAGELWVLGIAITLLTLGIYLANGGGITQKVSQNLGLRDGIVRIYRTHLGSTRSLVF; this comes from the coding sequence ATGATGGCAATTACTCATTGTTCAATAGCAGCAGCAGGAACATCTTTAATCTTGGGAACTGGCCAACCTCTACCGTTAGGTTTGGCTATCCTTGGCTCACAGATTCCTGATATTGACACCACTACTTCAACCATTGGTAAAATCTTCTATCCCATTAGCTCTTGGATAGAGGATCGTTTTCCCCATCGTTCCGTTACTCATTCTCTTCTGGCTACGGCGGCTATTACGGCAGTAAGTCTGGGGGCTAACTATTTCTTCCTGCATGGCAGTCTTAAAGCAGTGATCGCTCTGCCTTTGGGTCATCTCCTCGCCTGTTTCTCCGATACCTTCACCAAACAAGGAGTACAGTTATTTTATCCTGAGCCTGTCTGGGCAATTAGTGTAAGTAATCCTCGACGAAGGCTTAAAACTGGTGGTGCTGGTGAATTATGGGTTTTAGGTATTGCGATCACTCTCCTAACTTTAGGAATTTATCTAGCCAACGGTGGAGGGATAACTCAGAAAGTCAGTCAGAATTTAGGTTTGAGAGATGGCATAGTCAGAATCTATAGAACCCATTTGGGATCTACGCGATCGCTAGTCTTTTGA
- a CDS encoding thermonuclease family protein codes for MLLVPIEQDRYGRTVAELYVKDSRSTAINLNVQMVRDGYAWHYERYSGNCPIRGEFAIAEQLAKDEKLGIWNGSHQKPWEWRKANK; via the coding sequence ATACTTCTCGTCCCAATCGAACAGGATCGATACGGTAGAACTGTGGCGGAGCTTTATGTCAAGGATTCTCGCAGCACTGCCATTAACTTAAATGTTCAGATGGTTAGAGATGGCTATGCTTGGCACTATGAGAGGTATTCGGGTAATTGTCCAATTCGCGGTGAGTTTGCGATCGCCGAACAGTTAGCTAAAGATGAGAAACTAGGTATTTGGAATGGCAGTCATCAGAAGCCTTGGGAATGGCGGAAGGCTAATAAGTAA
- a CDS encoding tyrosine-type recombinase/integrase — protein sequence MALNTYPNLTNASTDTELIRLWISQKSPTTQKTYITISRQFLTFAGKDLEEVKLEDILLWLESFQLRGFSQNTVNNKLAAIKSLFGFGVKTGYLRNNPASMIKTIKAKDALNERILENEEVKDLIDAASNERDRLILILLYILGLRISELVGLNWSDFQPTDDSVTVTIFGKGHKTRTLLITHQLWSELNQLPRSEKTEAVFLSRFGNRLDRHAIHRLIKKAVEKAGINPHTSAHWLRHAHACHSLNNGAGIDLLMKSLGHSSLAVTSRYLHVQPSECTSKFIDLD from the coding sequence ATGGCTCTTAATACCTATCCCAATCTCACTAATGCCAGCACCGATACAGAGTTAATTAGATTATGGATTTCTCAAAAGTCCCCTACCACTCAAAAGACTTATATAACTATCTCTCGCCAGTTTCTCACCTTTGCGGGGAAGGATCTAGAAGAGGTGAAGCTCGAAGATATTTTGTTGTGGTTGGAATCGTTTCAGCTTCGGGGATTTAGTCAGAATACAGTTAATAATAAACTAGCAGCCATCAAATCTCTATTTGGTTTTGGGGTCAAAACTGGTTATCTGAGGAATAATCCCGCCTCGATGATTAAGACGATCAAGGCTAAAGATGCCCTCAATGAAAGAATACTGGAGAATGAAGAGGTCAAAGACTTAATCGATGCAGCTAGTAATGAACGCGATCGCCTGATACTTATTCTCTTATATATTCTGGGTTTGCGGATCTCTGAGCTAGTAGGTTTGAATTGGTCGGACTTTCAACCAACGGATGACAGCGTAACTGTAACTATTTTTGGTAAGGGTCACAAAACTAGAACCTTGTTGATAACTCATCAGTTATGGTCAGAATTAAACCAGCTTCCCAGGAGTGAGAAGACTGAAGCGGTGTTTTTATCTCGGTTTGGCAATCGCTTAGACCGCCATGCCATCCATCGATTGATTAAGAAAGCTGTCGAGAAAGCAGGGATTAATCCCCATACTTCGGCTCACTGGCTGCGTCATGCCCATGCTTGTCATAGTTTAAATAATGGTGCAGGGATAGATTTGTTGATGAAGTCTCTAGGGCATAGTTCCCTGGCGGTAACTTCAAGATATCTGCACGTTCAACCGAGTGAGTGTACGAGTAAGTTTATTGATTTGGATTAG
- a CDS encoding pentapeptide repeat-containing protein, with product MTAEELLERYAAGERDFSGVSLRELDFSDCDLRGINLSNADLSLTGWEGANLSNADLSNAILDESGFNNAILIEANFRKAHLQECAFRNADLTDACVQGAVFGPPYLVGANLTGVDLSKSKIDLPGGIDNPRIAGAILCDTTLPDGGNWTL from the coding sequence ATGACTGCTGAAGAATTGCTTGAAAGGTATGCTGCTGGGGAAAGAGATTTTTCTGGGGTCTCTTTACGAGAACTCGATTTTAGTGATTGCGATCTTAGAGGAATCAATTTGAGTAATGCCGATCTTTCTCTGACTGGATGGGAAGGGGCTAACTTGAGTAATGCAGATTTAAGTAATGCTATTTTAGATGAGAGCGGGTTCAATAATGCTATTTTGATCGAAGCCAATTTTAGAAAAGCTCATCTTCAAGAATGTGCTTTTAGGAATGCTGATTTGACTGATGCTTGTGTTCAAGGAGCAGTTTTTGGACCTCCTTATTTGGTTGGAGCAAATTTAACTGGTGTAGATTTAAGTAAATCCAAAATAGATCTCCCTGGAGGAATTGATAACCCTAGAATTGCTGGTGCTATTTTATGCGATACGACTCTTCCTGATGGGGGTAATTGGACATTATAG
- a CDS encoding thermonuclease family protein, producing MKRLFNSSGLIIGLILVFIGVLGNRQTINNGIQKTISKVFLKDNYAEKWQVKPGSIYDGDTFRVVRGNEELKIRFCGIDAPEKKMPLGVESRDHL from the coding sequence ATGAAACGACTGTTTAACAGTTCTGGCTTAATAATTGGTCTAATTCTCGTCTTTATTGGTGTTCTCGGCAATCGCCAAACTATTAACAATGGCATTCAAAAGACTATCTCTAAAGTCTTTTTAAAAGATAACTATGCTGAAAAATGGCAAGTCAAACCAGGAAGTATCTATGATGGCGATACCTTTCGAGTTGTCAGAGGTAATGAAGAACTCAAAATAAGATTCTGTGGGATTGATGCCCCTGAAAAGAAAATGCCTTTAGGTGTTGAATCTCGCGACCACTTGTGA